The window CTTTTTGTTTTTCAAGCACTTGAGCATTTTCAAGTGTGTTTTTTTATTTTGAAAAATTTATGGCACGCATCTTGCTTTATAGAATGTGCGAGAGAATAACAACAATCAGATTTTACTGAGGTGACTTATGAATGTTCAGACACTGATAACAAAACGCGATTATTTGGCTCATCTCGCCTTGCTCTATGCTATTTGGGGCGATAAAGTTCGATCCGAAGCCTTGCGCACGATGATGAGTAGAATAAACCAACAAAATAGAGAGATAGAGCAGCAATCAGTACAATCACAGGCTTGAAAAACAAGCCCTAAACTCTCCGCCAAAGCGATGCTGTTGCCGAATTCCGAATCTGTGTTGATGCAACTAAACGGGCTTACAGAGCCTGCATTCAGGCCACAAATAGCCGTTTTTCTAATCGCAGACTCCTCCTCCCTCCCCACCAATTCGGCAACAGCATCTAAAGCGGGGTAACTCCAATGTTGGTGTTTTAACATTTTTCGTTTCACAGAGGTGAGAAATGTATAAAATTCCAGACTTCAAAATTCCGGATCGGCTTAACCTGGACACAGACTGGAGCATTGGTGAGACAGCATTTGAGAGAATCGCAACCACGCTTCTTCAGATGTCCCCAGTAGAAAGAATTCTCGAGTTTGGAAGTGGTCCGAGTTCTATCCGTCTGGCGATGGCGTTTTCTGAAACTCACGTTCTGTCTGTGGAAGGCGACTGGCGAAATTTTGCAGAAACCATGAATCTGATGCAAACATTCTGGAATAAACGCAATCTATCAATCAAATATCGTCCGATTACATTTGAATCTTATGGAGATGCGGAATTTTTGACTTATGAAGAAGAAATGTTCTGGGAGGAAGAGATAGATTGCGTGATTATTGATGGTCCACCTATCTATACTCTGCGAGGTCGAGAAGCATGCCTTTACCAGGTTTATGACCAGATCAGGATAGGTGGTCTGGTTATTCTAAACGATTTCAGAAGGCCATTTGAGAAGCAAATAGTCGAGAACTGGCTATCCGTCTATCCCGGTAGTTTTACAGTGGAAATGATCCGCGAAGACCACCATCTGGCCCTGCTGCGTAAGATCAAATCCGTGACACCGTATTGGGATGCGCCTTATAGGCTTTCTGATGTTCAGTCTGTCAGTAAAATGCTCTCCCGCATTACACAGGCATTATCGCATGTTGATGATGTGTATTTGAGAGTGCTGGCCAAAGCGAATAACTGCTATGAGACAGACCTGATTGACCTGTTCAATACCCTTCGCAACATCTATGGGATTACACCTGAGCATATCCACAAGTTCGCGGATCGAAATTCTACACTCCCACCAGACGTTCAAAAAAGAAAACAGAATGCCTGTTATATGACAATTTTCAATACGTTTTTTCGGAACTGAATGTACAATCGAAGAGATTAAAAACTGTGGGAGGCATGCACATGAAATCTCTCAAGATATGGCTCGTATTGTTTTCGATTGGATTCTTGCAGTGTGGCAAGTCTTCGGATTATTCTCAGGGACCGACAAGTTCTGGCGGTGAGATCCGTATTCATCTGCTGAGTGTTGTGTATCAACCGGACAAGGGCGCTGTTCTGATTCAATGGGACCAGACAGGTGATGCTGACAAGGGTAATTTTTACATTCAACGCAAAGCAAGCGGTGGCGACTTTGCAGAAATCGGTCAAAAAGTGGCTGATGGTTCGGATTCAGAAGCGGGTGTTTTTTCTTTTTTGGATACAGAAGCACTTGCTGGAGAATTGATGTCTTATCGAGTAGTCTTGCGTTCGGAAGACAAGCGGACCTATCCAAGCAATGTGTTGCAAACCCCGATACCTGGTGCAAGACTGTTAGATGTACGTCTTGATCCAAAGGATGCAACAGTTCAAATTCGTTGGACTCCGGATGTAGAGCAGGGTGTGGCTTATGAGGTGGTGCGGCGTATTGGTGAGGGGCCAAAAGCAGTGGTTCACCGGACTGGAGATGTGGTAGAAGAAGAGTTTGTGGATGGTCCGATTGTGGGAAACGAAGTGCATACATATTGGATTCGCACGCTGACGCAGGGGGGATCGAAGTTGGAAAGCAGGCCTCATGAAACGGGTCTCTACCTCACATCTTACTCTACTCAATTTACCATAGTACCTGGAACCTCCGTGCGCCTTGCCGTAGGTTCTGTTGGTTCCTATACGACGACGCACCCGCTTCTTTGTGTATTGGGACCTGGCGTTGTGACAATGCACCGCAAGGCATACTACCCACCAGATGCTCGCAGGGTACCTCCGGGAAGACCACCGACGGTTGATGAAGCGTCTATCTATCTAAATGAGGAACCTGCTCTGGTACCCGCATCTATTTCTATAGCAGGTGCTTCAATGCCAGTGCTGTGGAATCCAGTAAGTCTTCAGATAGATATTCCCCGCCATGGATATACTTTTGTCGCTGGCATTGATCCTCATACACAAGCGGTTCATGTTAAGCTCTTCTCTACCAATATGTCTGGATGGACTTTTAAGTTTCGTAAACCGTATCTCTGGCTATCTGAACCGCCTGCCTGGCATGTTAATTCCACTGACCGTATAGCCATGACACAAGAATTTGTAAAACGGTATGATCTATATAAGTATAATCATTGGCGGCTCTATGTGGTTGCAGGTAGTACACTGAAAATTTTTAACATTTTTCAATTCAGGGACCTTCCTCCGAGAGCTGAAATCGTTGAAGTGTGGTCTGAACCCATCCAGGCGACAACCCCGCCTTATGATCTGTTGTTCTGGAAAAACGCGCTCTGGATGTCCTTTCCTGATGAACACCGCCTTGTAAAAGGACAGATTGAATTTGGAAGCGACGAAGAACCTCAGCATATTATCTGGCGCGATGTGCCGCTGATGGACAGTATGCAGCCCGGCGCATTGACGGCCAATTTTTTAGATCAATTGTGTGTGCTGGATATGCACAACAGTAAAATTTGGATGCTGAATCAGGATGGCGGTCCCATAACCCATATTGAAGTCAAAGGTCCGGGTTTTATGCAGGACGGCCATCTAAATGGCGATCTTGTCTCTGGTCTCGAAGAGGGACAGGATGTGCTCTATGTGGTCAAACCGTCGGGCATTCTGACGATACTAAAGACCGAGATGCCATGATGGTATGATAGAGAGATAGGGCGATGCTCAAAAATTATTTCACAGTTTCAATTCGAAACGTACTGCGAAATCACGTCTATTCCCTGATCAATATTTTGGGAAACGAAATATTCTCTTTCAATTTTATTCCTCGTGTTTTCTGTGTCGCAGCTAAATCCAGTGATCCTATACGGTGATGCACTCAGCCCATCCACAACATTTGACAATATCTGGGTACGTAAAAATAGGGAACAAGTGGATCCCTGAACTCAAGGGAGGAAATATGAGATACTTTATGGGTATTCTGATATTTGCGGTCCTGTCCTATCCCACCTCGATTCCTGGGCAACCGACACTCTCTGTTAGGGAGGGCCTGAATCTGGCAACCCTGAGCGGAGAGATAATGGATAGGCATCCAGTGAATGCACGCGCCACCTTCAAGCTGGGTGTTTCCGGAACTTTTCCAGTACGGGGCAGATTTGGCTTTCAACTCAATAGTGACTATGTGCAAAAGGGTGCTCATGACTTCTTATACGATTTCATCATAGAAGTTGACTATATTGAGTTTTCTGGGTTAGCCAATATCACACTTATCTCCCCCTATCATGCACCTTCTTTATTTATACTCGCAGGGCCATCAGTAGCATTCAAAGTTAGGAGCGAGGGCGAACAGTTAGCGA is drawn from Gemmatimonadota bacterium and contains these coding sequences:
- a CDS encoding outer membrane beta-barrel protein is translated as MHSAHPQHLTISGYVKIGNKWIPELKGGNMRYFMGILIFAVLSYPTSIPGQPTLSVREGLNLATLSGEIMDRHPVNARATFKLGVSGTFPVRGRFGFQLNSDYVQKGAHDFLYDFIIEVDYIEFSGLANITLISPYHAPSLFILAGPSVAFKVRSEGEQLARRHWRDRFEFKTTDFGIIVGLGTQMTFSEAMIIKAELLYTEGIRSINKTAPYDPNFNAETSIKNRAISACVGLGFPYGRRTGG